A genome region from Gadus chalcogrammus isolate NIFS_2021 chromosome 7, NIFS_Gcha_1.0, whole genome shotgun sequence includes the following:
- the LOC130386143 gene encoding trace amine-associated receptor 13c-like: protein MSPLLRSPLAGSGPDLCYPLLLNTSCRLSLGPRFTASLLYTLTFSLALLTVLLNLLLIVSIAHFRQLHTPTNQVLLSLAGSDLLIGLVVMPLEAQYYISSCWLLGPWLCYVYYTLSYVLTSASVASILLISLDRYLAVCQPLRYTSEVTMGRVQLAVGLCWSCAVVYNCSLLVVNVGRELRRRRSCWGECVVLVDGPSSWVELLVTILAPISTVVALYLQVFGAALSQTRKMRSSRAAAAAAAARRSELKAALRLGVVVVVFLLCYFPSLGFMGQDASENFAAWSWGVWLLYLNSCLNPLLYALFYPWFRRTIRMIVTLQILKPNSSRASVLH from the coding sequence ATGTCTCCCCTACTGAGGAGCCCGCTGGCCGGGTCGGGGCCGGACCTCTGCTACCCCCTGCTGCTCAACACCTCCTGCCGGCTGAGCCTTGGGCCCCGCTTCACCGCCAGCCTCCTCTACACCCTGACCTTCTCCCTGGCGCTCCTCACCGTGCTGCTCAACCTGCTGCTCATCGTCTCCATCGCCCACTTCCGCCAGCTGCACACGCCCACCAACCAGGTGCTGCTGTCGCTGGCAGGCTCCGACCTGCTCATCGGCCTGGTGGTGATGCCCCTGGAGGCGCAGTACTACATCAGCTCCTGCTGGCTCCTGGGTCCCTGGCTCTGCTACGTCTACTACACGCTGAGCTACGTGCTGACCTCGGCGTCGGTGGCCAGCATCCTGCTCATCTCGCTGGACCGCTACCTGGCCGTCTGCCAGCCGCTACGCTACACCAGCGAGGTGACCATGGGCCGGGTGCAGCTCGCCGTGGGCCTCTGCTGGTCGTGCGCCGTCGTCTACAACTGCAGCCTCCTGGTCGTGAACGTAGGTCGAGAGTTGCGCCGACGGAGGTCGTGCTGGGGGGAGTGcgtggtgttggtggacggGCCGTCCAGCTGGGTGGAGCTGCTGGTCACCATCCTGGCGCCCATATCCACCGTGGTGGCGTTGTACCTGCAGGTATTCGGCGCCGCTCTGTCCCAGACGCGGAAGATGAGGTCGtcgcgggcggcggcggcggcggcggcggctcggcGGTCGGAGTTGAAGGCGGCGCTGAGGctgggcgtggtggtggtggtgttcctCCTGTGCTACTTTCCCTCCCTCGGGTTCATGGGTCAGGACGCGTCAGAGAACTTTGCCGCCTGGTCCTGGGGCGTCTGGTTGTTGTATTTAAACTCCTGCCTGAACCCGCTGCTGTACGCCTTGTTCTACCCGTGGTTCCGGAGGACGATCAGAATGATCGTCACCCTGCAGATACTGAAGCCAAACTCCAGCCGGGCCAGCGTACTGCACTGA
- the LOC130386671 gene encoding dipeptidyl peptidase 3-like, with protein sequence MVDSQYYLPNDIGVSALDCREAFSLLSPREQMYSHYLSRAAWYGGLAVLLQTSPESANIFVLLQKIFRKQPAAELEPVAMAAGLTSEEYQAFLVYAAGLYANMGNYKSFGDTKFIPNLPKDKLKALVFASQSFKEQPGEMEALWDSCSSALFSLEDKQKQLGLGSKGITTYFSGNCGLEDAELAQKFLDSQNLSAYNTRLFKTEKGEKTSYEVRLASAVTSDCAVDGEGETRCGSFSFEDKEFTVKRGDYAQIMERVCHYLEEAQAHAASENQKKMLEGYRRSFTSGSIDAHKEGSRFWIKDKGPTVESYIGFIESYRDPYGSRGEFEGFVAVVNKAMSERFGKLVSSAEVLLPELPWPRDFEKDTFLKPDFTSLDVLTFAGSGVPAGINIPNYDDIRQSEGFKNVSLGNVLAVAYDIQKEKLTFLEEDDKDAYIKWMLPSFEMQVGLHELLGHGSGKLFVQDDQGKFNFDQNTLINPVTGEKVTSWYRGNETWDSRFSTIASSYEECRAECVGLYLCLNKLALSIFGHEGQDAEDVVYINWLYMVRAGLLGLEFYTPESSSWRQAHMQASFVILRVLLEAGEGLVRLEEVAGADGRPDARIALDRTKIHTVGKSAIQRFLCKLQVLKATADVAGGRALYDGYSAVTDSGPHNFLRLRDTVLLRKEDRKMLVQANTRVQGEAVELVEYEGSAAGLIHSFTERFQEDAEQLEADLLELSKRDSPCWCH encoded by the exons ATGGTGGACTCCCAGTATTACCTCCCTAATGACATCGGTGTCTCTGCGCTGGACTGCAGAGAGGCGTTCAGCCTGCTGTCACCGCGGGAACAGATGTACTCCCACTACCTCTCCCGGGCAGCCTG GTATGGTGGCCTGGCGGTTCTGCTGCAGACCTCCCCAGAGTCTGCAAACATCTTCGTGCTGCTTCAAAAGATCTTCCGTAAACAACCAGCTGCTGAACTGGAGCCAGTCGCCATGGCAGCTGGGCTTACCAGTGAGGAGTACCAG GCCTTCCTGGTATATGCAGCCGGTCTTTATGCAAACATGGGAAACTACAAATCTTTCGGAGACACCAAGTTCATCCCAAACCTACCAAAG GACAAGCTGAAAGCCCTGGTTTTCGCCAGCCAGTCATTCAAGGAGCAGCCCGGCGAGATGGAGGCCCTGTGGGACAGCTGCTCCTCCGCCCTCTTCTCCCTGGAGGACAAACAGAAACAGCTGGGGCTGGGCAGCAAG GGCATCACCACCTACTTCTCAGGGAACTGTGGTCTGGAGGACGCTGAGCTGGCCCAGAAGTTCCTCGACTCCCAG AACCTGTCTGCCTACAACACACGCCTGTTCAAaacggagaagggggagaagacgAGCTACGAGGTGCGCCTGGCGTCGGCAGTGACGTCAG ACTGCGCCGTcgacggagagggggagacgcgCTGCGGCAGCTTCAGCTTTGAAGACAAAGAGTTCACCGTGAAGAGGGGGGACTACGCCCAGATCATGGAGAGAGTCTGCCACTACCTCGAAGAGGCCCAG GCCCATGCTGCCAGTGAGAACCAGAAGAAGATGCTGGAGGGATACCGGCGAAGCTTCACCTCCGGCTCCATCGACGCACACAAGGAAGGCTCGCGCTTCTGGATCAAAGACAAGGGGCCAACCGTTGAGAG ttaCATAGGTTTCATAGAGAGCTACAGGGACCCCTATGGCTCCAGGGGAGAGTTTGAAG GCTTCGTGGCAGTGGTGAACAAGGCCATGAGCGAGCGCTTCGGCAAGCTGGTGAGCTCGGCCGAGGTGCTGCTGCCCGAGCTGCCGTGGCCCCGGGACTTTGAGAAGGACACCTTCCTCAAGCCGGACTTCACCTCGCTGGACGTGCTCACCTTCGCCGGCAGCGGAGTCCCCGCCGGCATCAACATCCCCAACT ATGATGACATCAGACAGTCGGAGGGCTTCAAGaacgtgtcgctaggcaacgttcTGGCTGTAGCCTATGATATTCAGAAAGAGAAGCTTACCTTCCTGGAGGAGGACGACAAG gatgCTTATATTAAGTGGATGTTGCCGTCCTTCGAGATGCAGGTTGGGCTTCATGAGCTGCTGGGCCACGGCAGTGGCAAGCTGTTTGTTCAG GACGATCAGGGCAAATTCAACTTCGACCAGAACACTTTGATCAACCCAGTGACCGGAGAGAAG GTGACCAGTTGGTACCGCGGCAACGAGACGTGGGACAGCAGGTTCTCCACCATCGCCTCGTCCTATGAGGAGTGCCGTGCCGAGTGCGTTGGGCTCTACCTCTGCCTCAACAAGCTCGCCCTCAG TATCTTCGGCCACGAGGGCCAGGACGCCGAGGACGTGGTGTACATCAACTGGCTGTACATGGTGCGCGCTGGCCTGCTGGGCCTGGAGTTCTACACCCCGGAGAGCAGCAGCTGGAGACAG GCCCACATGCAGGCCAGCTTCGTGATCCTGCGGGTGCTGCTGGAGGCCGGCGAGGGCCTGGTGCgcctggaggaggtggcgggCGCCGACGGACGGCCCGACGCCAGGATCGCCCTGGACCGCACCAAGATCCACACCGTGGGCAAGAGCGCCATCCAGAGGTTCCTCTGCAAACTGCAG gtgctgaaggcgaCGGCGGACGtggcgggggggcgggccctCTACGACGGCTACTCCGCCGTGACGGACAGCGGGCCGCACAACTTCCTGCGTCTGCGCGACACGGTGCTGCTGAGGAAGGAGGATCGCAAGATGTTGGTCCAGGCCAACACCAGGGTCCAAG GCGAGGCCGTGGAGCTGGTGGAGTACGAGGGCAGTGCGGCGGGTCTGATCCACTCCTTCACCGAGCGCTTCCAGGAGGATGCAGAGCAGCTGGAGGCAGACCTCCTGGAGCTCAGCAAGAGGGACTCCCCCTGCTGGTGCCATTAG